aggccgaggtggaagcccattttgcaccaaaaccgccactgccgccaagggagaaagtgcctaaggaaacgattgaccacttcgttcgtatggctcaaccaccagctcccaagcctgttgacacagactatgagcgccacatcacgaagttaaatcaagcacgtctacgtaaggaggcgagctcgggatcgagcaaacaagaagcagttgtcaaaaaatgcgggaaaaccattccccagctgggagaacaggaggcgcaatcgatcccctcgcttgttgtgccaacaacacgtgacagtacgcgcgcccaatattattgtgggcaaatagtttatgttcccgaggtgggcaatgtggtaataacggaggagcatataatgcaggctgaagttctcaacatcactgttggacaactccttgagatcgagcccatgcttgtgcttagagaggatgaaataaaacggaaatatgtccggggccaacctttggtcgagccagacaaggtcaagaacctcccaatgagaatgtatgaattgcatcaatggtacatgaacattaccaagatttcagattgattgtccctcatggtgaatgtcaaggaggagcattacttccatgagaaagctctgtccgttgagtactctgaactgtttcagttatacaataaagacgcactcgacaaatctatcgttagttgctattgtctgtaagtgatttcttttcgtaatttaagtctcaagctagctgtagtgatccttttgatcaatcattacctataattatcctcactatactcttttctgtggtattatgcaggatgaagatgtatgaaatgagaaaaggttgacgctttggcattgggttcattgacccaaacaccgttaatgaatacacatggcggataaatccacatcatcaaaaggacgtagaggacaacatgctagagttcttgaagcgcctcaaatacaatgaagatatactacttccttacaacttccagtgagtcacactgtctcttgtactacaaattctctgtttttgcctactagctagctacatgtttttgcttacatatgcccgcttaattaagacatgcaaacgtgtgtgcatgcagttttcactgggtcttgtggatcattaaagttgacgacggaacagttgaaatactggactcactactcaaagcaaaaactgactatcacatcttgtttgggatagtcaacaggtaatttcaatcattattaactatatatctcggcctatttagttcgtcatttcatgatatggactatttaataacccctttattcattttctttgtcggcgggcagggcttgggcaaggttcatcagcgtcacggaaggcgaatggaaaccaaagcttaaatgatttcgatccaaggtaagtaattaagtagtactagctagctagctagctgccatctctttaattatcaagcttgattaattattatctgatcaaattccattctcgtaaaggccctaaagcaggcgcaggggactgatctgtgtgcattctgcatttgcgagaacattcgcatgatggcgtccgaaaggagcagatctcaaagacaggaatgggtacgcttgtcagaacactattcacaatttttacaccattatcgatatctagtcacacaactaatacacatgcatattgatctccttcttaacagttcaaagaggtgcgggagaagctcctagaaacggagcgcgtagaagcacttcaagaggaaatagcgggatttttgctcgaccaggtcataaatctgaagggagaatactattacacgctaccgcccccatgaaaaccacttccaattgtcatcgtgctccgaaggcaccaattaggctaatgccactggctccgaaggcaacatgcatatgtaggagaaattgtatatagctatacatgtgtgtatgtgtgaattaattaatatggtggtttgtgagacattgatgataaatatatatatatatatatgcatgattggttctactagaaattatatatatatatatatagggtgggtctattatgataacacccttaagacccttattctgcacaccaaaacgcttattctgctaacacctcctGACCCGCACCTACAGACAAAGGCAACGAATCCACCGGTCACCCCCTACACATGCACGACTCCCAGCCCCGATCCCCTCCACCTTCGCCCGACACACCCCCACCGAACTCactacctcccatggccggcgTGCCAGCAACCCCCTCCCACCGGCCGCCACCGTGCCCCCACCCCTCTACCTTTCTCCGACCACCACCCCTTGGTGCTGCACCTTCCCCCAACCGCACGCCCCACCTTCNNNNNNNNNNNNNNNNNNNNNNNNNNNNNNNNNNNNNNNNNNNNNNNNNNNNNNNNNNNNNNNNNNNNNNNNNNNNNNNNNNNNNNNNNNNNNNNNNNNNNNNNNNNNNNNNNNNNNNNNNNNNNNNNNNNNNNNNNNNNNNNNNNNNNNNNNNNNNNNNNNNNNNNNNNNNNNNNNNNNNNNNNNNNNNNNNNNNNNNNNNNNNNNNNNNNNNNNNNNNNNNNNNNNNNNNNNNNNNNNNNNNNNNNNNNNNNNNNNNNNNNNNNNNNNNNNNNNNNNNNNNNNNNNNNNNNNNNNNNNNNNNNNNNNNNNNNNNNNNNNNNNNNNNNNNNNNNNNNNNNNNNNNNNNNNNNNNNNNNNNNNNNNNNNNNNNNNNNNNNNNNNNNNNNNNNNNNNNNNNNNNNNNNNNNNNNNNNNNNNNNNNNNNNNNNNNNNNNNNNNNNNNNNNNNNNNNNNNNNNNNNNNNNNNNNNNNNNNNNNNNNNNNNCCCACCTTCTACGTCAGCCGCCACCATCCCCCTCTTTCTCCAGTGCCACCCACGGCAATGgcaagatccgccgccaccggGCCCCGGCGCGGCCTCAACCACCGGATCCGGCCACCTCGGCCCCCCCGGTGCGGCCTCAACCGCCGGATCCGGTCACCACCGGCCCATGACGCGGCATTCAACCACCGGatttccgccgccgccggcccccgaCGCGCCTTGAAACCACTGGAATCAGTCGCGACGGCCCTGGGTGCAGCAACCAGCCCCCCATCTAACCTTGGGCGGCTGTGAACTTCATCTCCATCACCGATGAGCCTCCCCTCTCATCTGGCCGGATTCCAGCGATCTCCGTCGTGCCATGGCCTGTCTTGTTCCGGATTCGGCCGCCGGGGCCACTGGATCCATGGCAAGTGGATCCCGTGCGTGCTAGATCCGGCTGTGGTGCGCCCCTCCACGCCATGTAGTTCTCTTCCCATGAGGCTCGCCGTTCTTGATCCCGAGCTCCAGGGCTCCTCAATGACAACTCCGAAGCACAACCGTGGCCGCTTGGAGGCACAAAAAAGGAGGGCAACGGCAGCGCCACCGCCGGACGGCCGGAGTCCTGCTCCTCCCCTTGTTCTGGTCCTTGTCTGCGTTCAGGCGCGGCTATCAGTGTCGGCCACTGCGGGCGTCACGTGCAGCTCAGCCCACGGGGTCGAGAAGTACATCCCACGGGACACCACAGTACTGTGTGGAATCCTAGTACTGGACTGGCTTGGTCTTCCAATGAGCTCCACCCTCGTCCGTCGGAGGGATCCTCTGGTGAGCACTGCCCctgttcccccttttcccttctcccACCTCTCCTAATATTTTTTTGTTGCAGGAGCTCACTGTTGCTTCTCATTGCAGGGACTCACTGTTGTTTCTCATTGCAGCTCACTGTTGTTCCCCACCTGATGTTGAGTAGTGCAGGTTGCTTCTCATTGCAGCTCGGTTGGGTCGCCGGTGCCGTACGCAGGCACGTGAGAGGACGACGGGCGTGTAGTTTGGTTTTGGCCGTGCGTCGCTCTGGTATGGATACGCGCATCATGCATTTTACTCGACTGTGCGCAGAAGGTTCTTGAACTCCGTTGGCATGTAGTTTCGACAGCGGCTCGTCAGCTTGTCCCGTGTTTTGCGGCTGATGCCACTGCGTGTGCATTTTAGTAGTTGGCCGCCCCGTGTAGTTTAGTTAATGTGTTTGTATCTACAAAGAAGGTTTTTGTTTTTGAGCATGTACCGTGTAGTTTGGAGCATGTGAACATCCAGTGCAAAATGGTGCATTTTatttttgaggagttcatgtataaaAATTATAGGGACTTTATTTGAAAGTGTTCAGAAATTGCAGTTTGGAGTATCTGCACATGCAGTGCGATGCTGCTTTTGTGTTTGTGGACTTTTTATGTATAAAGATTATAGGAACCCAATTGATTGCAGCGAAACATGGTGATGTTCAGACATGAGCATGCAGTTTCAACCATGTGGACATGCAGTGCAAAAATGGTGTTTTTCGTGTTTGATGATTTTAT
Above is a window of Triticum dicoccoides isolate Atlit2015 ecotype Zavitan chromosome 5B, WEW_v2.0, whole genome shotgun sequence DNA encoding:
- the LOC119305313 gene encoding uncharacterized protein LOC119305313, with amino-acid sequence MSLPSHLAGFQRSPSCHGLSCSGFGRRGHWIHGKWIPCVLDPAVVRPSTPCSSLPMRLAVLDPELQGSSMTTPKHNRGRLEAQKRRATAAPPPDGRSPAPPLVLVLVCVQARLSVSATAGVTCSSAHGVEKYIPRDTTVLCGILVLDWLGLPMSSTLVRRRDPLGLTVVSHCSSLLFPT